One Oryza sativa Japonica Group chromosome 8, ASM3414082v1 DNA window includes the following coding sequences:
- the LOC136351550 gene encoding uncharacterized protein yields the protein MPPKRVVKEKVVRRKESDAGPDMAAEEGAEPSASVAEDGEGQAPSQPPSAPAPSQPSSAPATSVQVPNTADVAKAAATARALQTRAENLSTNQLVVPQAAPSQPAAPTAPAVVQAQISLDPEAQAEADMEAMRQNMTRLQDMLRQMQEQQQAYEATRRTKATSAAILQYSAGYAPPQVRPQVVTQPSPPLAAQPPVYFAGQHQPPGQATQTVAEGASALQAQLQAFLQQLNQPHYISSTTPSAHPVGDTSQGAPNWLPPIQPGSGPSPWSQGQQFDFGNTAQVPTVRQQVPTPGFGTNQAPNQAAMM from the coding sequence atgccaccgaagagggtcgtgaaggagaaggtcgTCAGGCGGAAGGAGAGCGACGCCGGACCGGACATGGCCGCCGAGGaaggagcagagccttcggcaTCCGTGGCCGAAGATGGAGAAGGACAAGCGCCATCACAGCCGCCTTCGGCCCCCGCGCCATCACAACCGTCTTCGGCCCCCGCAACCTCAGTGCAAGTGCCGAACACGGCCGAcgtggcgaaggcggctgcgacggcaagggcactccagaccagggcggagaACCTTTCAACAAACCAACTGGTGGTGCCTCAAGCCGCCCCATCacagccggcggcgccgactgCGCCCGCCGTTGTACAGGCCCAAATCAGCCTGGACCCCGAAGCGcaagccgaagccgacatggaagccatgcggcagaacatgacacggctccaagacatgcttcgccaaatgcaagaacaacaacaagcatACGAGGCGACAAGGCGGACCAAGGCCACGTCGGCTGCAATCCTTCAGTATTCGGCAGGCTATGCCCCACCTCAAGTCCGGCCGCAAGTGGTGACCCAGCCTTCTCCGCCACTAGCCGCACAGCCGCCGGTGTACTTCGCCGGGCAGCATCAACCACCTGGCCAAGCGACACAAACAGTGGCggaaggggcttcggctctgcaggcgcaactccaagctttccttcagcaactcAACCAACCCCACTACATTTCAAGTACAACCCCATCGGCTCACCCGGTGGGGGATACAAGTCAAGGTGCGCCTAATTGGTTGCCACCGATTCAGCCAGGCTCGGGACCTTCGCCATGGAGTCAAGGACAGCAGTTCGACTTCGGCAACACTGCTCAGGTGCCAACCGTTCGGCAGCAAGTTCCAACCCCAGGCTtcggaacaaaccaagcaccaaACCAAGCTGCCATGATGTAG
- the LOC112936201 gene encoding uncharacterized protein: MIGDVSVVEYSQLLTRQAARRANRVYNGELPPRANPQKAVDEAGPSRKWMRGQVKLAPKKRRVPASFDSDADDEDDAKERDGEEEGEEEEEVEAVADKAAGEAVEDRADTPRYTPTPSPGHNENGVESNSSPLRRKDLEGAKALVAFSSGAAAKGGPVKKVAKKKGLVDVARVFSDDESSDGTPTSPTGRSLDLSAAPIPPLGAAGVDGSTAAGASASAERIVMAAAKVFGSPPHQPVASPLMEAKGKKAVAETFASEYSLSVPRFAPGDFETRVDLLPFVEGVSNLVLPASAPSLFTELNEFDEGCSAIKSLAVRILVAHCSTERIVRARLDGFKSRLRAKDDELGRKNLEMEALANTLKEAKVENKRLQSELEKGKEARAKVDRLKAELEKEKAHTAMLIDYYNLTEPKMEALR; this comes from the exons ATGATCGGCGATGTTTCGGTCGTCGAGTATAGTCAGCTGTTAACGCGTCAAGCGGCTAGGCGGGCGAACCGGGTTTACAATGGCGAACTGCCTCCCCGGGCGAATCCCCAAAAGGCCGTCGACGAGGCAGGGCCTTCACGAAAGTGGATGCGTGGACAAGTGAAGCTTGCCCCCAAGAAGCGAAGGGTTCCTGCTTCGTTTGACTCCGACGCTGACGACGAGGATGATGCCAAAGAacgtgacggcgaggaggaaggagaggaagaggaggaggtggaggctgtGGCTGATAAGGCCGCGGGTGAGGCAGTCGAAGACCGCGCCGACACCCCCAGGTACACTCCTACCCCAAGTCCTGGTCACAACGAAAATGGGGTGGAGTCGAACAGCTCCCCCCTTCGTCGGAAGGATTTAGAAGGGGCGAAGGCCCTAGTTGCGTTCTCTTCGGGCGCGGCGGCAAAGGGAGGTCCTGTCAAAAAGGTGGCTAAAAAGAAAGGACTCGTCGATGTCGCTCGCGTTTTTAGCGATGACGAGTCCTCCGACGGGACTCCGACTTCGCCCACTGGTCGCAGCCTGGATCTTTCGGCCGCCCCCATTCCTCCACTTGGCGCCGCTGGAGTGGACGGTAGTACCGCCGCTGGGGCTTCGGCTTCTGCGGAAAGGATTGTGATGGCCGCGGCGAAAGTATTCGGCAGTCCTCCGCATCAGCCGGTTGCCTCGCCGCTGATGGAGGCGAAGGGAAAGAAAGCGGTCGCTGAGACGTTCGCTTCGGAATATTCGCTCTCGGTACCCCGCTTCGCCCCTGGCGACTTCGAGACGCGAGTGGACCTCCTTCCATTTGTGGAGGGGGTAAGCAATCTTGTACTGCCCGCCAGCGCCCCGAGCTTGTTCACCGAACTGAATGAGTTCGACGAGGGGTGCTCTGCTATAAAAAGCCTGGCTGTTCGG ATCCTTGTGGCTCACTGCTCAACGGAGCGAATCGTGCGAGCTCGACTTGATGGGTTCAAAAGCCGTCTTCGGGCCAAGGATGACGAACTAGGCCGCAAAAatttggagatggaggcccttGCCAACACCCTTAAGGAGGCGAAGGTCGAAAACAAGCGGCTCCAATCGGAACTAGAGAAAGGGAAGGAAGCTAGGGCCAAAGTTGATCGCTTAAAGGCCGAACTGGAGAAAGAGAAGGCCCACACCGCCATGCTCATAGATTATTATAACCTCAccgagccgaagatggaggctcttcgGTAG
- the LOC136351551 gene encoding uncharacterized protein: MCEGLNLEIRFASVAHPQSNGAAERTNSKILEALKKRLEGAAKGKWPEELLSVLWALRTTPTRPTKFSPFMLLYGDEAMTPAELGANSPRVMFSGGKEGREVSLELLEGVRVEALEHLHKYATSTSATYNKKVRPTELMPGHLVLRKKANPVAVGKLESKWEGPYTSSNTSPGWDLFA; encoded by the coding sequence atgtgcgaagggcttAACCTAGAAATCAGGTTCGCGTCGGTCGCGCACCCAcagtcaaatggggcggccgaacgtacaaatagcaagatcctagaagcactaaagaaaagacTTGAGGGGGCGGCGAAAGGCAAATGGCCAGAAGAATTGTTATCGGTTCTTtgggcccttcggacgacccccacaagaccaaccaagtttagcccatttatgcttctttatggcgatgaggcaatgaccccagcggagctaggggctaactcaccaagggttATGTTCTCCGGGGGCAAAGAGGGGCGCGAGGTATCACTCGAACTCTTGGAAGGTGTAAGGGTCGAAGCGCTCGAGCACTTGCACAAGTACGCCacaagcacttcggcaacttacaacaaaaaagtccGACCCACGGAGCTAATGCCTGGTCATCTCGTCCTAAGGAAAAAGGCGAACCCAGTAGCGgttggcaagcttgaatcaaagtgggaaggaccatatACATCATCAAACACAAGTCCAGGATGGGATCTTTTCGCCTAG